In Panicum virgatum strain AP13 chromosome 4N, P.virgatum_v5, whole genome shotgun sequence, a single window of DNA contains:
- the LOC120668776 gene encoding cyclin-A2-1-like has product MAARKENSVPIACQAPNGRITRAQAAANRRSFPSFPSIPLHAKAEQKRAAQGKTKRGCSYETTSSSAAISAPQPKRRTVLRDVTNVSRANSNKNTAATKLQTRPSQRVGRTTSKNKQCAKKVPKIPPPAVNRSSVANDSKIAEETQEGTFLPQREEPALLLENMGPLSLQNVERNRDSACHEAFFEERNARDRPEASVSKTGDSPALDIVDIDKDNGNPQMCASYVVEIYSNLMASELMRRPSPNYLEGLQRDITKGMRGILIDWLVEVSEEYKLVPDTLYLTVYLIDRFLSRNYIERQRLQLLGITSMLVASKYEEICAPRVEEFCFITDNTYTKAEVLKMEGQVVNDLGFHLSVPTTKTFLRRFLRAAQASRKTPSISLGFLANYLAELTLVDYGFLKFLPSVVAASAVFLARWTLDQSDLPWNRTLEHYTSYKSSDIQLCVSALWELQHNTSNCPLNAVREKYRHQKFECVANLTSPELHQSLFS; this is encoded by the exons ATGGCTGCACGGAAGGAGAACTCTGTGCCTATTGCTTGTCAAGCACCCAATGGACGAATCACGCGAGCTCAAGCTGCTGCTAATCGTAGAAGCTTTCCATCTTTTCCTTCCATTCCACTTCATGCGAAAGCTGAACAGAAACGAGCTGCACAAGGGAAGACAAAAAGGGGGTGTTCATATGAGACCACTAGTTCAAGTGCGGCAATTTCAGCCCCCCAGCCTAAAAGGCGCACAGTACTCAGGGATGTAACCAATGTGAGCCGTGCTAACTCCAACAAAAACACTGCTGCAACTAAGCTTCAG ACAAGGCCCTCCCAAAGGGTTGGAAGAACGACGAGCAAAAACAAGCAGTGTGCAAAAAAGGTTCCTAAGATACCCCCACCAGCTGTTAATAGAAGTTCAGTTGCTAATGATTCAAAAATTGCTGAAGAAACACAAGAGGGCACATTTTTGCCGCAGAGAGAGGAGCCCGCTCTTTTACTTGAGAACATGGGGCCACTATCATTACAGAATGTTGAAAGAAACAGGGACAGTGCTTGTCATGAGGCATTCTTTGAGGAAAGAAATGCCAGGGATAGGCCTGAAGCTTCGGTGTCAAAAACTG GGGACTCTCCTGCCTTAGACATTGTAGACATTGACAAAGACAATGGCAATCCTCAGATGTGTGCTTCCTATGTTGTAGAGATATACTCAAACCTAATGGCTTCAGAG CTTATGAGAAGACCCAGTCCAAATTACCTGGAGGGTTTGCAACGGGACATCACAAAGGGCATGAGGGGAATACTCATTGATTGGCTTGTGGAG GTTTCTGAAGAATACAAGCTTGTGCCGGACACGCTGTACCTCACTGTATATCTCATTGACCGCTTCCTTTCTCGGAACTACATTGAAAGACAGAGATTACAACTTCTGGGAATAACAAGCATGCTTGTTGCCTC GAAATATGAAGAGATATGTGCACCGCGGGTTGAAGAGTTCTGTTTCATAACCGACAATACATATACAAAGGCAGAG GTATTAAAAATGGAGGGCCAAGTGGTGAATGACCTGGGATTTCATCTTTCTGTTCCAACAACAAAAACATTTCTCAG GAGATTCCTTAGAGCGGCACAAGCATCTCGTAAA ACTCCTTCTATCAGTTTGGGATTTCTGGCCAATTATCTTGCGGAGTTGACTTTGGTTGATTATGGATTCTTGAAATTTCTTCCTTCAGTTGTAGCAGCATCGGCTGTTTTCCTTGCTAGATGGACGCTTGACCAATCTGACCTTCCATGG AATCGAACTCTTGAGCACTACACCTCTTACAAAAGCTCTGATATTCAATTATGTGTCTCTGCTCTATGGGAACTGCAGCATAACACCAGTAACTGCCCTCTTAATGCCGTCCGTGAAAAgtatagacatcaaaag TTTGAGTGCGTAGCAAACCTGACTTCACCGGAGCTTCACCAGTCGCTCTTCAGCTGA
- the LOC120668775 gene encoding F-box/kelch-repeat protein SKIP25-like — MAAPAAAKRPCWPPAAAAAAEPNKRRRTAAAAPMDDAAAAPMDDAAAEAERSRTHAQAQRRQQREPHQQQPLLPGLPDHLAQLCLAPLPPRLLRAVCRPWRRLLYSPSFPPFLSLYAVLDDGADGGVSFAAYDAVAGRWDELPAPPMPSPPPRLWHPSFLSRRLPLQSVAAAGRLVLVAGSTQSLSPALPRPIVFDPSAPTPRWQLGPRFPFAPRRWCAAGSARGRVFVAGGVGAGYDANDARSGAVWDPASPAAAWEPLPPMRDGRFSRDAAEAVCSGGKVCMVSLRSRGAKEGAVFDLGALRWEDMPPGMLAGWKGSAAAASTGGAETIFVVDDERGALIAYDWGGDRWRTVAESERLKGAAEMAAGGGRVCVAAEDGAKVIVVDVTTPKPPRRAGGPAAAPRMWEVAAPAGKRVVALHVLPRMTRAE; from the coding sequence ATGGCTGCACCCGCCGCGGCCAAGCGCCCCTGCtggccccccgccgccgccgcggcagccgaGCCCAACAAGCGCCGccggacggccgccgccgcgccaatggacgacgccgccgccgcgccaatggacgacgccgccgcggaggccgaGCGCTCCCGGACACACGCGcaggcgcagcggcggcagcagcgggagCCCCACCAGCAGCAGCCCCTGCTCCCGGGCCTGCCGGACCACCTGGCGCAGCTCTGCCtcgcgccgctcccgccgcggcTCCTGCGCGCCGTCTGCCGCCCCTGGCGCCGCCTGCTCTACTCGCCCTCCTTCCCGCCGTTCCTCTCGCTCTACGCGGTCCTCGACGacggcgccgacggcggcgtcTCGTTCGCGGCCTACGACGCCGTCGCGGGCCGCTGGGACGAGCTGCCCGCACCGCcgatgccgtcgccgccgcccaggctcTGGCACCCGTCCTTCCTCTCCCGCCGGCTGCCGCTCCAGTCCgtggccgccgcgggccgcctcgTCCTCGTCGCGGGCTCCACGCAGTCGCTCAGCCCGGCGCTGCCCCGCCCCATCGTTTTCGACCCctccgcgcccacgccgcggtgGCAGCTCGGCCCGCGGTTCCCCTTCGCGCCCCGGAGGTGGTGCGCCGCGGGGAGCGCGCGGGGCCGCGTGTTCGTGGCCGGGGGCGTCGGCGCCGGCTACGACGCCAACGACGCCCGGTCGGGGGCGGTGTGGGACCccgcgtcgccggccgccgcgtggGAGCCGCTCCCGCCGATGCGGGACGGCCGGTTCAGCCGCGACGCCGCGGAGGCGGTCTGCTCCGGCGGCAAGGTCTGCATGGTCAGCCTCCGCAGCCGCGGCGCCAAGGAGGGCGCCGTATTCGACCTCGGCGCCCTCCGGTGGGAGGACATGCCGCCGGGGATGCTTGCCGGGTGGAAGggctcggccgccgcggcgtccaccggcggcgccgaGACCATCTTCGTGGTGGACGACGAGCGCGGCGCGCTGATCGCTTACGACTGGGGCGGCGACCGGTGGAGGACGGTGGCCGAGTCGGAGCGGCTCAAGGGCGCGGCCgagatggcggccggcggcggccgtgtcTGCGTGGCGGCCGAGGACGGCGCGAAGGTGATCGTCGTGGACGTGACGACGCCGAAGCCACCACGGAGGGCGGgagggcctgcggcggcgccgcggatgtgggaggtggcggcgccggccgggaaGCGGGTGGTGGCGCTGCACGTGCTGCCCAGGATGACGCGGGCGGAGTag